The genomic interval GACGGGGCCGAGCTGGTGCTCAGGTAGTCGTCGCGCATCTTCAGCCAGCCCGGGGTCCGGTAGAGGGGTGGTTGTTCGGTCACGCCTAGGGCCTGGCCCCGGCGTCGTTGGATCAGTTCCAGTTCCCAGAGGTGCTGTTCCGGGGCCTCGCCCAGCTGGCATTCCTTGGCGCGCTTCACGTGTGCCTCGGCGGCGGCCCGGAAGGCGGTTCGGCGGGTGTCGGCGTTCGTCGTCGGGTCGTTCATCGCTGATACGAACGCCTGCGCCTCGGGGGTGACCACGCGCATCGCCTCTGTACGTCCGCGCCGCCATTGCCGGGTGGCGATCGATTCGTACGTGGCGCCCAGGTGGCCCCTGGCGCGCTGGTGGGCGAGTTGGTAGGCGAGTTGTACGAATGCGTCCGGTGAGACGCGCAGGGATTTTGCGGTGTTGGCGCCGAAGTCGTCGAAGGAGACGGTCCTGGTCGCCGTGTTGTTTCCGTAGTCCGCGAACGCTTCGGCGGCGGAGCGGATCTTGGCTCGCAGGGCCTCGTCCAGTTCGAACGTGATCGGTTCCGGCTTCGGGCCGCCCTGGTGGCGGGCGCCCGACTGCTCCGAGTGGTCCCCGGCGGAGGTGGCCAGCAGGGCGTCGACGAAGCTGAGGATGGTGGTTCCGTCGAGCTCGCAGTGTTCGACGTTGATGCCCGCGCGGCCGTCGGCGAAGACGATCAGGGACACGGCCTTGTCGAACCAGCGGTTGCCCCGGTCTCCGTACAGCAGTTCGTCGCACGTCTCCTGGGTGTCCGCGGGTGCGAAGTCCTCCAGGCAGACGCAGAACAGCGCGGTTTCGACGGCGTCCAGCGCCTCCGCGTTGCCGGGGTGGCAGGCGAGCAGGGAGTGCCGGGCCGCCGCCCACTCGGCTCGCGCCATGGTGGTGAGGTGGCCGACCTGGTCCCCGGCTGTGTCGGCGCCGGTCTTCATTACGGCGCGGAGCCCTGCCTCCAGGTCTTCCAGGCTGTGCGGGACCCCGTCCGGACCGTATACGTCCAGCCGGAACATGGCGCCCCGGAAGAACACCACGATGTGCCGCGCGGTGGACGGGCCCGGCCAGTCGTCCGAGTAAGGGCTGCGGACCGTGTCCTGTTCCTGGCCCGGAATGCGGGTGGTGGAGAAGAGGAACTTGTTCTGTTCCATCGACTGGGGGCGCCCGCGCTGCATCACCGGCGGGAGGAGTTCACCGTCGAGCCGGTTTTTGTAGTTGACGGCTCCGGCGATCAGGCCGGCCGCCCTCTCCGTCTGCGCCTGCCCGGTGTCCTTGAACAGGAAGAAGAAGTTGGCGTTGAGCGCGATCCGGTCCCTGCGGCCCAGGTAGCGGTACGGCCAGAAGGTGTCGAGCCAACTGTGTACGCCGTCGGTGGCGTCGTACTCCTCCAGCGCCGCGTGCAGCGCGCGGCCGGGGCCGTCGGGGCTGAGGAAGGCGGCGACCTCCGCCTCGGTCGCCGCCCGCTCGTCGGCCGTCAGCAGCGGCGCGCACCAGGCGAGGAACCTCTCGCAGCTCGCCTCCAGGGTGGGGAGCGGGACGCGCGGCAGGCTGTCCTCCAGGGCGAAGGTGGTGGGGGCCGCTGCCGTTCCCTGACTGGCGTTCACGTTCAATTCCGCTCTCGATTCGGGGCTTGGGGACCTGTTGTTTTCTCGTCGGCGGGCCGGGAGAGGTAGAGCTGTGCGTAGAGCCAGCCTTCCGCTTCCAGGCCCTGCGCATCCACCCCGGCGGCCGACATTCTGTCCAGTACGAGCGCCTGCTCGTCCGGGGAGGCGAACCGCCGCTGTTTGAACACCTCGTCGACACGGACCGTGCGGTATCCCAGACCGGTCAGGGCGCGCTCGACGGGGTCGAAGGGGAACATCCGCAGCACGAAGTGCGCCATCCAGGGGCGGCGGCCGCCCTGCGCCCGGACGACGCGGGTGAGTGTCCGCTCGGTGACGTAGCCGAGGCAGCCCGTCGAGATCACCAGGTCCGTCCCGGCGAACTGGGCGCGCTGGGCGGGGGTGGGCTCGTGCTCCTCCAGGTCGGCGTGCACCGCGTCGTCGAGGAATCCGGCGTCGAGGGCGTAGGACAGCGCGCTGGAGGAGGTGTCCAGGCCGACGAAGCGGATGCCGTGCGCGGGGCGGCGCGACGTGGCCAGTTCGCGGTCGCGGGCCAGCAGTGCCTCGCGGCTCGCGGTGCTGGAGTAGCGCGCGTACAGCTCGTCCATGGTGGCGTCGTACTTCAGCAGGGCGGCGTTGATCCCGTACGAGCAGCCGATGTCGAGGACTTTCGGCTCCGCGACCTGCCGGGACTCGCGGTACTGCTTGATGAGCTTCTCGAAATAGGGCTTGGCCTGCTGCGGTACGCAGTATTCGAGCGGGCGGAGCACATTGAAATAGGTGCGTGGATCGGGCTGAGTGTAGATGTGGTCGAGCGAGACTTTTCCGGTCGCGTCGAAACGCACAGGGCTTACTCCTCCGTGGATCGCGTGGCTCACGTGGCTCGCGGTGATCGCGGTGGTCGCAGTGATCGTGGTGGTCCCGTGATCGTTGCGGTGGTCGCGGTTAATCCAGCAGTCGGTCGCCCCGGACGGCGCGGCCCTCGGCCGTCAGGTGCTCGGGCAGTACGCGGCCGAAGAGCTGCCGGGTCCGTGCCACGCTTCCGATGACGCCGGGGCGCTCGCTGTAGGCGAATATCGCGGAGTGGCGCGCGATCTCGCCGCGCACGGGGCTCACCCGGTGCAGCGAGTACCGGCCTTTGAACAACTGCAGGTCACCGGCCTGCAGCGGGAGGCGCCGGGTCAGCCGCTCGCCCCGGCCGTCCAGTACGTCGCGGACGTCGTCGAAGCGCTCGTCGTGCGCGGACCTGATATTGGGGCAGTACTCGAAGTCGCCGCCGGACCGGGCCTGCTGGGTGAGCATGCTGACGGTGAACTCGTTGGTGTCGAAGTGCCAGGGGTGCTCCATGCCGGGCACGACGACGTTGAGGACGAGACCGGACAGCGGGTCCGCCAGCTCGTGCAGCTGGGGGAGTCCGAAGCAGCGGGCGACGAAACGCTGGAACACCTCGTGTGCGTACAGCCGACTGATGAGGGAATCGGCGGGGATACGGTCGCGGGCGACAAATGCGTTGCCCCGCTGGAAGGTTCTGCGGCCGGGGTGGTCCTCCGGCAGAGCCGAGTCGACCGCGATGTTGTAGACGTTGACCGTTTCTACGTCGAAGTGCGCACGGGGGGCGATGGCCGAGCACTCCTGCCGCAGGGCGTCGCGGATCGACGGGCGGACGAAGTCCGGCAGTACGGTGCAGCCGAGGGTCGACAGTTCGCGCCGGGCGCGGGACACGACGGCCTGTCCCTCGGCGCTTTCGAGTTCCGACAGGGGGTATCGAGCCGTGTCGACCAGCTGGTCGAGGGGAACGGCTTGCAGAGTGCTCATTCGATCCTTTCCACGTACGGGCAGACCGTGCCGAGCCGGGCCCTCACCGTCGGCTCTTCATCAACTCCACTGAGTAGTAACACAGTTGAAGCTCCCACAGCGGGCTACGGGTTGTCTGTGACCCGTCCCACTGAGCGGCGTCCGTGACGTGGTGGATATGAGGGGCCGGGAGGCGTGAAAGCCCACGCCTCCCGGACCCCCCGACCGCAGCGTCAGCGGCCGTAGCGGATCAGAGCGCGCACCATCCGGCAGGTCGTGTCCGACGGCTGGTGTGCACCGATGAGCTCCGCGGTGCTGCGTATCTTGCGGTTGTTCGCCTGCTCGGGCAGGTACACCCCCGTGTCCAGCAGGGCGATGGCCAGACGCATGGCCTTGAGGCGGCGGTTGTGGGTCTCGTACCAGACGCGCGGCCGTCCGGCCGGGAGCGGACGCTTTGCCAGGGTTTGTGGAGCGATCGAGAACAGTGCGGCTGCGGCCATGGGCATCCTCCTGAGGCGGTCGGGAACCCTCTCTGACTGCCTCAATTTTACTGTCCACCACTGACAATCGGCCCTGGCCAGGCGGTGTTTGCGGGGTGCCTGGCGGTACGGTTGGGGCCATGGAGATCTGGATCAATCCCGCATGTTCCAAGTGCCGTGGCGCGATGCACCTGCTCGACGAGGAGGGCGCCGAGTACACGGTGCGCCGCTACCTCGACGACGTACCGACGGAGGACGAGATCCGTGCCGTGCTGGAGCGGCTCGGACTTGAGCCGTGGGACATCACGCGTACGCAGGAAGCGGTGGCGAAGGAGCTCGGGGTGAAGGAGTGGGCGCGGGACGCCGGTTCCCGTGACCGGTGGATCGCGGCGCTCTCCGCGCACCCGAAGCTGATCCAGCGGCCGATCATCACGGCGGAGGACGGTACGGCGGTGGTGGCGCGTACGGATGAGGCGGTACGGGACGCAATGTCACGGTCTTGAACCGGCCGAGACATATGGGCTGTTGATCACCCGGCGTGCCGGGGGCGGGCAACGCTGTTACTCTCCGCGCCCATGACTCTTGGTGATCATGGTGCATACGGCGGCATGTACCCGCCCCCGCCCCCTCCCCCTCCGGCCCCGAAAACCGGGCACAGCATATGGCTCATAGCCGGCGGTACCGCCGCTCTGACCGTCGCCGTGGTGGCGGGCGCGGCGCTGTACGCCGGGCAGGGATCGCCGCCCGGCTCCGGTCCGGACAAGGCGGCCGGTTCGGCGGCGTCGGCATCGGCGTCCGGGCCCGCGTCCTTGCCCCCGTCCGCGCCCGCCGCCGTACCTTCGGTCAGCGGCGCGCTGCCCAGCGACGCGCCTTCATCGCTGCCGTCGCTGCTCGCCCGGCCCGTCGTCCGCCCCGCCCAGGCCTTCCCGGAGAAGACCGTCCGGCTCGCTGACGGCTCCGTCCACGACCGGGTCGAGGTACGCACCACGACCGAATGCGACCGGGCCATGTCTCAGCAGCTCGCCGGAGTCCTCGCGCAGGGCTCGGGCTGTCTCCAGCTGACGTCGGCCCTGTTCACCGATGCCGAGCGACGCTCACAGGTGACGGTCGGCGTGCTCAGCCTCAAGCGGGCCGAGGACGCGGCATTGGTCTTCGGGATGGCCTCGATGGACCCGGTCACCTACCAGGTCGTCTCGCTCGATCCGCCGCCCGAGGCCGGTCTGCCGACCGTTCCGCCCGGCTCCGCCGGGGTGTTCAGACGGCTGATGACGGTCCGGTCGGTGGTCTTCGCCAACGGCCAGTGGTCGGACGGCTCGGAGTCCCGGGAGGCGGCAATCACCAAGCAGACGGAGCAGCTCCTCTCGTACGTCAACGAGAAGGTCGCGACGTACGAGCAGGGGAAGGGGCAGGGGTAGGGGAACGGGTAGGGGAACGGGACCGGGAAGGCCGATCCGGTCAGGAGACGCGCTCGTCCTCGCCCGCGACCTTGGCGGTGGCGAGCGCGATCCGGTTCCAGGTGTTGATGGTGAAGATGAGGGCGAGGAGGTGGCCGAGCTCCTTCTCGTCGAAGTGGGCGGCCGCCCGCGCGTACACGTCGTCCGGCACCCCGCCGTCCGCGATCAGCGTGACCGCGTCGGTGAGGGCGAGGGCCGCCTGCTCCCTGGCCGAGAAGAAGTGGGTGGCTTCCTTCCACACGCCGACCATGTGCAGCCGCTCTTCGCTCTCGCCCGCCTTGCGGGCGTCGGAGGTGTGCATGTGCAGGCAGTATGCGCAGTGGTTGAGGTGCGAAGAACGGATCTGCACCAGCTCGACCAGCGTCGGGTCGAGGCCTTCGCGGGCGGCGGCGTCGAGGCCGATCACGGCCTTGAACGCCTTGGGGGCGGCCTTGGCGAAGTTGATACGGGCAACCGGCGTCTGCTTGATCTCTGTCGTCTTGATCTCTGTCGTCGTCATGGGTACGAATCTACGAGCACAGGCGACCGGGGACGGGGTGCATTCTGTTGGCAGAATCATGGGTCAATTCGGCGGAGGGGCTGGGCAGCGACCTCCATCTGGAGCTGGAGCGTTCGGGCCCCGGCAGCCGGCGCGCGGCGTTGATGCGCGCCCTGCGTGAGGCGGTACGGAGCGGGCGGCTCGCCCCGGGCACGCGGCTGCCGCCGTACCGCTCACTCGCGGCCGACCTCGGTCTGGCCCGCAATACGGTCGCCGACGCGTACGCCGAACTGGTCGCGGAGGGCTGGCTGACCGCCCGGCAGGGCTCTGGGACCCGGGTCGCGCAGCGGGCTGCGCCGGCCACGCCCGCACAGCGGTCACGCACTCCGGCGCGGGCCGCCCGTCCGGCGTACGACCTGGTGCAGGGCAAGCCGGACCCCTCCGCGTTCCCGCGTACCGCCTGGCTGGCTTCGGCCCGGCGGGCACTGACCGCGGCGCCCCACGACGTCTTCGGGCCCGGCGATCCGCAGGGCAGGGTCGAGCTGCGGCGGGCGCTCGCGGAGTACCTGGCGCGGGTGCGCGGGGTGCGGACCGGGGCCGAGCGGATCGTGCTGTGCTCGGGGGCGGCGCATGCGCTGCGGCTGCTGGCGGGGGTGGTGGGCGGGACGTGGGCGGTGGAGTCGTACGGGTTGCCGTTCCATCGGGCGCTGCTGGCGGACGAGGGGGTGCGTACGGTGCCGCTGGAGGTCGACGAAGACGGTGCCAGGGTGGGGGAATTGCACGGCCCCGGGACCGTACTCCTCACTCCCGCGCACCAGTTCCCGACGGGCGGGCCGCTGCATCCGGAGCGCCGGGCGGCCGTGGTGGACTGGGCGCGGGCCACGGGCGGGATCGTCCTTGAGGACGACTACGACGGCGAATTCCGGTACGACAGGCAGCCGGTGGGGGCGGTGCAGGGCCTCGACCCCGACCATGTGGTGCTGATCGGGTCGGTGAGCAAGAGCCTATCCCCCACGCTGCGGATCGGCTGGATGGTGCTGCCCGAGCGGCTCGTGGACGGCGTCGTCGCGGCGAAGGGCGGGCGGGAGCAGTGGTCGAGCGCGACGGAGCAGCTGACGCTTGCCGACTTCGTCGAGTCGGGGGCGTACGACCGGCATGTGCGCCGGATGCGGCAGCGCCACCGGCGCAGACGCGACCAGTTGGTGGCGGCGCTGGCCGAGCGGGCGCCGCACGTCCGGGTGACGGGTATCGCGGCGGGGCTGCATGCCGTACTCGAACTCCCGCCGGGGACAGAGCGGGCGGTGGTGAAGGCGGCGGCCTGGCAGGGACTTGCGGTGGAGGGGCTTTCCGCGTACCGGCATCCGGGGGGTGGGCCGGGTGGGGATCGTGACGGCCTGGACGGCCTGGTTGTCGGGTACGCGACGCCTGCCGAGCATGCGTATGCGGGGGCGCTGGACGCGCTGTGCCGGGCCTTGCCGCCTGCCTGATACGGAAGTTGTTGGTGGGGCGGTTGAGTCGAAGCGGCTTGCTACTCGTACGTAACGGCACACGGAAACCCAGCCGGCCGTGGCACACACGGCCGAGGACAGGAGTCACACGTGTCGCGCAAGAAGACCCTCAGCCGCAAGAAGAAGCTCGCCCTGCTGGTCACCGCCGTCGCACTGGCCGGAGGCACCGCCGTGGTGATGACGGGCACCAGCCAGGCCTCGGTGGCCTGCGACGGGCTGGACACCGCGCTGAGCAACAACGAGCAGTTCATCGCCGGGCAGCGGGCCAATCCGGATGCGCAGTCGGAGGCGCGGATCGCCAATCGTGAGGCTGTGATCGAGGAGATCAAGCGCAAGCAGGCGGCGTCGGGGTGCGAAGTCGGGGGCGGCGGGGGCGAGGCGGGTGCGGACGCGGGTGCCGGTGCGGACGCCGGTGCCGGTGCGGACGCCGGTGCCGGTGCGGGTGGTGACGCCGGTGCGGACGCCGGTGCCGGTGCGGGTGGTGACGCCGGTGCGGACGCCGGTGCCGGTGCGGGTGGTGACGCCGGTGCGGGTGGTGACGCCGGTGCGGGTGGTGACGCCGGTGGGGAGGCTGCTCAGCCGCCGGCGCAGGAGCCTGGAGACGCCGCGCCTGCCTCGCCACCCGCCGAAGGTGGGAACGGCGGCGAAGGCGAAGTCGTCTGCGCCGGGTCCACCGTGACGCTCTCGGGCGAAGGCGGGGCCCCCGCCGCGTCCAGCAACGAGTTCCCTGTAGGCACCAAGCTCAAGGTCACCAACCTCGACAACGACAAGTCGACGACCGTCGAGGTCACCTCGGCTTCGGGCAGCTGCGCGCTGCTCAACAACGCGGCGTTCGAGCAGGTACGGGAGCCCGGCAAGTTCCTGATCCGCAAGGCACGGATCGAGCGCGTGGGGTAGAGCGGGGACCCGGCGGAGTTTTCCCCTCCCCGCCCCTTCCCGGCTGTGACATTTGGGGCTCCGCCGCGTGACGGGGCAAACCCCGAGGCCCCCGGATGCCCTTCAGGACACTCCCCCTACGCCCGCAGGGCGTAGGGGGCTGAAACGCCGGACGGGCTGAGGGCGCCTGGGGCGGAGCTCCCACCCCGGGCCCCTCACCGTCCCAGCCGGGCCTCCGCCTCCGCCTCCGCCTCCGCGAGGATCTCCGTGACGCGCAGGCCGAGCGCCGCGTCGCACGGATGCGGTTCTCCGGTTCGTACGGTGTCCAGCAACGCGTCGACAGCCGCTCCGAACGACCCGGTTCCACCGCCCCACGAGGGGAGCCGGGTCGAGCCCGCCTATCCCCAGGGCCTCAACAACGGCTGGGGCGACGGCAACGCGCCCACAGTGCGCCGCCCCGACCCCGACACGGATGTGCGCCTCACGGAGTCCCTGGTCGAGAAGCTGATCCGGAGCGAGCACGCCGACCCGAAGCGCGTGTACGTCGTCGGATTCTCCAACGGCGGCTCCATGGCCCTGCGCATGGCCGCCCAGCGGCCCCGGCTCGTCGCCGCCGGCGGCGTGGCCGGTGCCCCGGCCACCAAGAAAAGAGGAGGGTTACACCCGCACCGTCTGGGCCGCCCCGCCGGCCGACGCCGAGGTGGCAGCTGCTCGTCGTACACGGCGGCGGCCACCGCTGGCTGGGCTCGGCATGGAGCCCCAGCGCCTCCTTCGGCCCACGAGCAAGGCTCTGGACGCCACCGGCACCATGGTCGGCTTTCTGACCGGCACGCGCTCGTGATGCGCAGGAAACCTGAGTAACACGGGGTTCACACATGAGCAACGGACGGGAAATCACGCCTTGCAAGGCTGCCCCCACAAGCCCGCCGCGCCCGCAGAACCCCGCAAAGGATGGCGTCCGTGACCTTCAAGGCCGAGTACATCTGGATCGACGGCACCGAGCCGACCGCCAAGCTTCGCTCCAAGACGAAGATTCTGCCGGGCTCTGCCGCAGGTGTCGACGAGCTGCCCATCTGGGGCTTCGACGGATCCAGCACGAACCAGGCCGAGGGTCACGCGTCCGACCGCGTGCTCCAGCCGGTCTTCTCCTGCCCGGACCCGATCCGCGGCGGTGGGGACGTACTCGTCATGTGCGAGGTCCTCAACATCGACATGACGCCGCACGAGTCCAACACGCGTGCGCTGCTGCGCCCGGTCGCCGAGCAGTTCGCCGCCCAGGAGCCGATCTTCGGCATCGAGCAGGAGTACACCTTCTTCGACGGCACCCGTCCGCTCGGCTTCCCGGTCAACGGCTTCCCGGCCGCGCAGGGCGGCTACTACTGCGGCGTCGGCTCCGACGAGATCTTCGGCCGCGACATCGTCGAGAAGCACCTCGACCACTGCCTCACCGCCGGCCTGGGCATCTCCGGCATCAACGCCGAGGTCATGCCCGGTCAGTGGGAGTTCCAGGTCGGCCCGCTGGCGCCGCTGGAGGTCGCCGACCAGCTGTGGATCGCCCGCTGGCTGCTCTACCGCACCGCCGAGGACTTCAACGTCTCGGCGACCCTCGACCCCAAGCCGGTCAAGGGTGACTGGAACGGCGCGGGCGCGCACACCAACTTCTCGACGAAGGCGATGCGCGAGGGTTACGACGCGATCATCACCGCGTGCGAGTCGCTGGGCGAGGGCTCGAAGCCGATGGACCACGTCAAGAACTACGGCGCGGGCATCGACGACCGCCTGACCGGTCTGCACGAGACCGCCCCGTGGAACGAGTACAGCTACGGCGTCTCGGACCGCGGCGCTTCGGTCCGTATCCCGTGGCAGGTCGGCCAGGACCAGAAGGGCTACATCGAGGACCGCCGTCCGAACGCGAACGTCGACCCGTACGTCGTGACGCGGCTCATCGTCGACACGTGCTGCACCGCGATGGAGAAGGCCGGCCAGGTCTGATCCGCCGAGCTCGACGAAGGGGCGCCCGCCGGTCCGGTGGGCGCCCCCTTCGACGTACCAGGGTGCGGAACGGGTCTGCTGCCGACGGCGTGCATCTGCTTCAATGGGGCTCATGGCCGACTTCCAGGACACCGCGACAGGTCGTAGCGACCTCCAGCCGTTCTGGCCTTCCCGTCAGCACCACGACTTCGACCGGCTGTGTTGTCGCGCGACGAACGCGCGGGCCCTCTAAAGCCGTTCAC from Streptomyces spiramyceticus carries:
- a CDS encoding choline/carnitine O-acyltransferase, yielding MNASQGTAAAPTTFALEDSLPRVPLPTLEASCERFLAWCAPLLTADERAATEAEVAAFLSPDGPGRALHAALEEYDATDGVHSWLDTFWPYRYLGRRDRIALNANFFFLFKDTGQAQTERAAGLIAGAVNYKNRLDGELLPPVMQRGRPQSMEQNKFLFSTTRIPGQEQDTVRSPYSDDWPGPSTARHIVVFFRGAMFRLDVYGPDGVPHSLEDLEAGLRAVMKTGADTAGDQVGHLTTMARAEWAAARHSLLACHPGNAEALDAVETALFCVCLEDFAPADTQETCDELLYGDRGNRWFDKAVSLIVFADGRAGINVEHCELDGTTILSFVDALLATSAGDHSEQSGARHQGGPKPEPITFELDEALRAKIRSAAEAFADYGNNTATRTVSFDDFGANTAKSLRVSPDAFVQLAYQLAHQRARGHLGATYESIATRQWRRGRTEAMRVVTPEAQAFVSAMNDPTTNADTRRTAFRAAAEAHVKRAKECQLGEAPEQHLWELELIQRRRGQALGVTEQPPLYRTPGWLKMRDDYLSTSSAPSANIQYFGFGSTSSRCIGVAYVLLPERFNLYLSTPQPVAPQMHTFADRLREAVSELRELLNHS
- a CDS encoding class I SAM-dependent methyltransferase: MRFDATGKVSLDHIYTQPDPRTYFNVLRPLEYCVPQQAKPYFEKLIKQYRESRQVAEPKVLDIGCSYGINAALLKYDATMDELYARYSSTASREALLARDRELATSRRPAHGIRFVGLDTSSSALSYALDAGFLDDAVHADLEEHEPTPAQRAQFAGTDLVISTGCLGYVTERTLTRVVRAQGGRRPWMAHFVLRMFPFDPVERALTGLGYRTVRVDEVFKQRRFASPDEQALVLDRMSAAGVDAQGLEAEGWLYAQLYLSRPADEKTTGPQAPNRERN
- a CDS encoding arpA protein, producing the protein MSTLQAVPLDQLVDTARYPLSELESAEGQAVVSRARRELSTLGCTVLPDFVRPSIRDALRQECSAIAPRAHFDVETVNVYNIAVDSALPEDHPGRRTFQRGNAFVARDRIPADSLISRLYAHEVFQRFVARCFGLPQLHELADPLSGLVLNVVVPGMEHPWHFDTNEFTVSMLTQQARSGGDFEYCPNIRSAHDERFDDVRDVLDGRGERLTRRLPLQAGDLQLFKGRYSLHRVSPVRGEIARHSAIFAYSERPGVIGSVARTRQLFGRVLPEHLTAEGRAVRGDRLLD
- a CDS encoding arsenate reductase family protein, whose product is MEIWINPACSKCRGAMHLLDEEGAEYTVRRYLDDVPTEDEIRAVLERLGLEPWDITRTQEAVAKELGVKEWARDAGSRDRWIAALSAHPKLIQRPIITAEDGTAVVARTDEAVRDAMSRS
- a CDS encoding carboxymuconolactone decarboxylase family protein; this encodes MTTTEIKTTEIKQTPVARINFAKAAPKAFKAVIGLDAAAREGLDPTLVELVQIRSSHLNHCAYCLHMHTSDARKAGESEERLHMVGVWKEATHFFSAREQAALALTDAVTLIADGGVPDDVYARAAAHFDEKELGHLLALIFTINTWNRIALATAKVAGEDERVS
- a CDS encoding PLP-dependent aminotransferase family protein translates to MAESWVNSAEGLGSDLHLELERSGPGSRRAALMRALREAVRSGRLAPGTRLPPYRSLAADLGLARNTVADAYAELVAEGWLTARQGSGTRVAQRAAPATPAQRSRTPARAARPAYDLVQGKPDPSAFPRTAWLASARRALTAAPHDVFGPGDPQGRVELRRALAEYLARVRGVRTGAERIVLCSGAAHALRLLAGVVGGTWAVESYGLPFHRALLADEGVRTVPLEVDEDGARVGELHGPGTVLLTPAHQFPTGGPLHPERRAAVVDWARATGGIVLEDDYDGEFRYDRQPVGAVQGLDPDHVVLIGSVSKSLSPTLRIGWMVLPERLVDGVVAAKGGREQWSSATEQLTLADFVESGAYDRHVRRMRQRHRRRRDQLVAALAERAPHVRVTGIAAGLHAVLELPPGTERAVVKAAAWQGLAVEGLSAYRHPGGGPGGDRDGLDGLVVGYATPAEHAYAGALDALCRALPPA
- a CDS encoding prolyl oligopeptidase family serine peptidase; this translates as MSSNASTAAPNDPVPPPHEGSRVEPAYPQGLNNGWGDGNAPTVRRPDPDTDVRLTESLVEKLIRSEHADPKRVYVVGFSNGGSMALRMAAQRPRLVAAGGVAGAPATKKRGGLHPHRLGRPAGRRRGGSCSSYTAAATAGWARHGAPAPPSAHEQGSGRHRHHGRLSDRHALVMRRKPE
- the glnII gene encoding glutamine synthetase gives rise to the protein MTFKAEYIWIDGTEPTAKLRSKTKILPGSAAGVDELPIWGFDGSSTNQAEGHASDRVLQPVFSCPDPIRGGGDVLVMCEVLNIDMTPHESNTRALLRPVAEQFAAQEPIFGIEQEYTFFDGTRPLGFPVNGFPAAQGGYYCGVGSDEIFGRDIVEKHLDHCLTAGLGISGINAEVMPGQWEFQVGPLAPLEVADQLWIARWLLYRTAEDFNVSATLDPKPVKGDWNGAGAHTNFSTKAMREGYDAIITACESLGEGSKPMDHVKNYGAGIDDRLTGLHETAPWNEYSYGVSDRGASVRIPWQVGQDQKGYIEDRRPNANVDPYVVTRLIVDTCCTAMEKAGQV